The following proteins are co-located in the Clavibacter capsici genome:
- a CDS encoding DUF305 domain-containing protein, protein MSDRDDDRAPSDPRPDGDLVVDHVPDDDIREEELSGLVAHGEEARARGRRIRIGLAAGIVAVALVVAGLLVGRVTAPVSALTPSTNSAEAGFSRDMQVHHEQAVQMSLMIIDRTDDPEVKLIAQDIAQAQSQQAGQMYAFLTSWGLDQAPSQPRMTWMTLPTLDGRTDHSSMDMTPGATMPGLASQADLDELRSLTGVEAERKYLTLMIAHHRGGVEMAQALLDRSRNPLVTDLAGGMVMIQDKEILYMQQLLDARS, encoded by the coding sequence GTGAGCGACCGCGACGACGACCGCGCTCCGTCCGACCCGCGTCCCGACGGCGACCTCGTCGTCGACCACGTCCCGGACGATGACATCCGCGAGGAGGAGCTCTCGGGGCTCGTCGCGCACGGCGAGGAGGCGCGCGCTCGCGGGCGCAGGATCCGCATCGGCCTCGCGGCGGGGATCGTCGCGGTCGCGCTCGTGGTCGCCGGGCTCCTCGTGGGCCGGGTCACCGCGCCCGTGTCGGCCCTCACGCCCAGCACGAACAGCGCCGAGGCCGGCTTCTCCCGCGACATGCAGGTGCACCACGAGCAGGCCGTGCAGATGTCGCTCATGATCATCGACCGCACGGACGACCCCGAGGTCAAGCTCATCGCGCAGGACATCGCGCAGGCGCAGTCCCAGCAGGCCGGCCAGATGTACGCGTTCCTCACGTCGTGGGGCCTCGACCAGGCGCCGTCCCAGCCGCGCATGACGTGGATGACGCTGCCGACGCTCGACGGGAGGACGGACCACTCGTCCATGGACATGACGCCGGGCGCCACCATGCCGGGCCTCGCGTCGCAGGCCGACCTCGACGAGCTGCGGTCCCTCACGGGCGTCGAGGCGGAGCGGAAGTACCTCACGCTGATGATCGCCCACCACCGCGGCGGCGTGGAGATGGCGCAGGCCCTCCTCGACCGGTCGCGGAACCCTCTCGTCACCGACCTGGCCGGCGGCATGGTGATGATCCAGGACAAGGAGATCCTATACATGCAGCAGCTCCTCGACGCGCGGTCCTGA
- a CDS encoding DUF3105 domain-containing protein yields the protein MARRDDTTPSGDQSGRPVPPTAKQAQKDLTVKQQREARRAEKVAALKKQQDRARRNRLIGIITGSVAAVAVVAVVIGVVVSSGTPKQDPADISIEGLRTWDSLPSTHVQGTVDYAAKYDGMSPPAGGEHNAMWLNCGIYDQPQPNENAVHDLEHGAVWITYDAAKVTGDDLANLQKYAESFGGYVTMSPYEGLDTPIAMSAWGAQIKVDSVDDPRIKDFMAKYWKSPNAPEAGAACTGALEGEGRVG from the coding sequence GTGGCGCGACGCGACGACACCACGCCCTCCGGCGACCAGAGCGGACGGCCCGTCCCGCCGACCGCGAAGCAGGCCCAGAAGGACCTCACGGTCAAGCAGCAGCGCGAGGCCCGCCGCGCCGAGAAGGTCGCGGCCCTCAAGAAGCAGCAGGACCGCGCGCGCCGCAACCGCCTCATCGGCATCATCACGGGATCCGTGGCCGCCGTCGCGGTCGTCGCCGTCGTCATCGGCGTGGTCGTCTCCAGCGGCACGCCGAAGCAGGACCCGGCCGACATCTCCATCGAGGGCCTGCGCACCTGGGACTCGCTCCCGAGCACCCACGTGCAGGGCACGGTCGACTACGCCGCCAAGTACGACGGCATGAGCCCGCCCGCCGGCGGCGAGCACAACGCCATGTGGCTCAACTGCGGCATCTACGACCAGCCGCAGCCCAACGAGAACGCGGTGCACGACCTCGAGCACGGCGCCGTGTGGATCACCTACGACGCCGCGAAGGTCACCGGCGACGACCTCGCGAACCTGCAGAAGTACGCGGAGTCGTTCGGCGGCTACGTCACCATGTCGCCCTACGAGGGCCTCGACACGCCCATCGCCATGTCGGCGTGGGGCGCGCAGATCAAGGTCGACTCGGTCGACGACCCGCGCATCAAGGACTTCATGGCCAAGTACTGGAAGAGCCCGAACGCCCCCGAGGCCGGCGCCGCGTGCACCGGAGCCCTCGAGGGCGAGGGCCGGGTCGGCTGA